The Sulfuricurvum sp. DNA segment CCTTGGATTCGAAGACTCCCAAAGCCTCAAAAATTTCGTCCAAAACAAACCCAACCCAGTGAAAAAGATCGGGATCATCAACTACCCCACGATGAGCAACTATAACGATTTCGAGCCGCTTATCGCCGATGAGGCAATTACGGTCGAGTTTATCACTACTAACGTTTCGTTAGAGAGTTATGAACTCATTATCCTCCCCGGAAGCAAGCGGGTGATCGAGGATTTGCGATGGCTCAAACAGGTGGGACTTTTTGATGCTCTCCAAACGAGGAAAAAAGAGATACTGGGGATTTGCGGCGGGTATCAGATGATGTTTGCAGCCATCATCGATGAGGGGTGTGTCGAAACCTCAGAACCGAGTCGCGAAGAAGCCCTCGGATTTATCGATGATGTGATCGTATTTCAGCGGGATAAAGTGCTCAAAAAAGGGAAATATGAAATCTTTGGACGCACGATAAACGGGTTTGAAATTCATCACGGGGTGAGTGAAAAATATCCCCTTTTCTACGAAAATGAGCACATCAAAGGGACGTTTGTCCATGGGCTTTTTGATGATGAAGCATTTGACGCGTACAAGAAAAAAACGATTGATGCGTTTATGGAGACGATGCGGAGCGAAATCGATGTGGAGAGGATACTCAATGTCTTATAAACAGTGGTTCGACACTCACGCTTCCAAACACCGTGTTATTATGGATAAACTCTCCGCTCTGAGCGACGACGAAGTGATAGAATATTTCCGATTTGAAAACATGGTTGAAAAAGAGAGTGATTTCTGTCCCCTCTACGCGGAACAGAAAAAATGTCACGATACAGAAGAGCTGAACTGCTATCTCTGTGCCTGTCCGAACTTCCGCTTCAACGATGCGGGGTTTACTCTCGAAGAGGGGAAAACCATCTTTAGTATCTGTTCTATCGATAGCCCCGATGGGGATCGTTTTATCACCGATACGGCGATTCATCAAAATTGTACTGGGTGTCTTGTTCCCCATAAAGAAAATTACATCCGTAAAATATTTTCTCGTGATTGGCTCAATATTATGAAAAATGTCCCCGGCTTATAACCTTTTGATTCGGATTTTCCACCTTTAAGATATAATAAGAGAGATTATAAGGGGAGATGGGATGCGTATTTTTCTACTGTTTATCGCCTACTCATCCCTTCTCTTTTCTGCCTCACTCCCATTACTCTTTAGCGGTAATGATCGCCTCTCTTCTCGCGAATTATATGATGTTCTTGGGCTTCGTCTCCCGTATGCCATCGAAGTATGGGAAAACCAACCAACCTTACAAAGCAGTGCCATCTCTCAAAGTATTACCGCCCTTACAAGCTACTACCGCGCCAAAGGGTATTTTGAGAGCCGTATCACTGCTGATGAGACCAACCAAAGCATCACCTTTACGATTCATGAAAATCTTCCGATACGCGTTGCGACAATCCAAATCAACAGTGAGATTGCTGTTGAGAGTGTCATTGAACTCTCCACGGATAAGCTGTTCGATCAAGATAAATTCGCCGCAACCAAAACAGCAATCAAAAAACGCTACGGAGACGCGGGATATTGTAATGCAACATTTAATTCCAAAGCGTGGGTCGATCTCGAAGAGCATCAAGCCCATCTCTTGTTTGAGGGGACACCCAACGAGCCGTGTACCTTTGGTGCTATTGCCGTCTCTTCAACTCCCAATATAGATGGAAACCTCACCACCTCTATGCTTCAATTTAAAGAGGGGGATCCCTACACTCTTGAAGCTATCCAAAAAAGCTATGAAACTTTATATTCGCAAGAGGGGATTTCTCGCGTCTCGATTAACGATATCGATCGTAACGGCAGTATCGTCCCTATCGCAATCGATATCGAAGAGATTGATAAACCGGTACGTTTCAACATCGGTTTAGGATACAGTAGTGATGAGGGTATAGGGACTCAGATAGGGCTTAAACACCGAAATTTTTTAGGCGACCTCAAGACTCTTTCACTCGATGCTAAATACACCCAAGTCAAACAGGAAGCTTCCGGTATCCTCTCCATCCCTCTCCAAGAGCGTTTTACGGCAAGCGGTGAAGTGGGGTATTCTAATGAACAATTCAGCGGATACCGTTCCGAAAGTGTCTTTGAAAAACTCACCCTTAAACACCAAGATATCCCAACCTCTCTCCTTACATCGGTGTTGTTTGACCAAGCAAAAACCTATGAGAGTACCAACACGGAAACATTTCCCAATAGCAACCTTTTCATCCTCTCACCCATGCTAGAAATAAACTACGACACTCGCAATAAAATGCTCGAACCGACCAAAGGGGATTGGATTAATGCGAAAGTTCAAGGCTCTATGCTCTCCTCTATCTCAGATGCTACCTACTTTAAATCTTCCCTCTCAGGAGCCCATATCCAAAGCTTTGGAGAGCATGTTATCGCCGGCAGACTTCAGTGGGGGACACTCAGAACGTATGAAGGTGAAGTACCGAGTGCCTACCGTTTTTACGCAGGGGGGATGAGTTCAAACCGTGCCTACAGTTATCGGGAACTCGGACCAAAAGATACCAATGGAGACCCTATCGGATTTACATCACTGCTTGAGGGGACACTCGAGTATCGATTCCCTATTTACGATCCAATCCGAGGT contains these protein-coding regions:
- a CDS encoding outer membrane protein assembly factor, with amino-acid sequence MRIFLLFIAYSSLLFSASLPLLFSGNDRLSSRELYDVLGLRLPYAIEVWENQPTLQSSAISQSITALTSYYRAKGYFESRITADETNQSITFTIHENLPIRVATIQINSEIAVESVIELSTDKLFDQDKFAATKTAIKKRYGDAGYCNATFNSKAWVDLEEHQAHLLFEGTPNEPCTFGAIAVSSTPNIDGNLTTSMLQFKEGDPYTLEAIQKSYETLYSQEGISRVSINDIDRNGSIVPIAIDIEEIDKPVRFNIGLGYSSDEGIGTQIGLKHRNFLGDLKTLSLDAKYTQVKQEASGILSIPLQERFTASGEVGYSNEQFSGYRSESVFEKLTLKHQDIPTSLLTSVLFDQAKTYESTNTETFPNSNLFILSPMLEINYDTRNKMLEPTKGDWINAKVQGSMLSSISDATYFKSSLSGAHIQSFGEHVIAGRLQWGTLRTYEGEVPSAYRFYAGGMSSNRAYSYRELGPKDTNGDPIGFTSLLEGTLEYRFPIYDPIRGVLFSDLTYGSNNYIPDYSLPYWGVGAGLRYTTPIGPIAIDVGVNPTDYSQYTFHFRIGELF